A stretch of DNA from Amylolactobacillus amylophilus DSM 20533 = JCM 1125:
CGAGCAAGCGGCTTTAGTCCCGTCATCGTCCTACTCATGTCCCTCTTTATCTACGCTGGATCGGCTCAGTTTACGACTGTCAGCATGCTTAGTGGGGGTAGTCCAGTGCTCTCGATTATCTTAGCTACTTTTCTCGTCAATTCGCGCATGATTCTCATGAGTACAACACTCACCAATTATTTCAAAAACGCACCATTAAGGCAGAATATCCTGCTGGGAACGCTCCTCACCGACGAAAGTTTCGCCCTCTCGATGAACAAGCAAAATTATACACGGGGACAACTGAACTTCACGTGGATTAACACGGCAAACTTAATCGCGTATCTCAGCTGGGTTCTTTCCTCGGTGATTGGTGCGCTCCTTGGCGGTATCGTGGCTGATCCAAAGTTTCTTGGCCTAGACTTCGCGATTGTTGCGATGTTCATGGGACTAGTCTATCTTCAGGTGATTGGCGATAAATCTTTGAAACATGGTTTGCAACTTGTGGTGATTGTGCTGACCTGCGTGTTAACATACCTGGCACTGATTTTACTGCCAGCAAACCTCGTCATTATTGTGGTGACCTTATTTGGCTGTTCGTTAGGAGTGTGGTGCAAGCATGCTTTCTTCTAACACAATCATTCTGACCATTATCGGTTGTTCAATCGTCACTTGGCTCTCGCGTATTCTGCCGTTTGTCCTGTTGCAGAAATTCACGCTCCACAGCAGAATAATTGAATTTCTCCAATTCGTGCCAATTGTCATCATGTCCACGCTCTGGTTTAGCTCCCTATTCACCCCACATCAAGGCCACCTACCACAGCTGAACCTAGCATACTTACTGACCACGATTCCGAGCTTCCTCGCTGCTGTTATCAGTAAGAGTTTATTGGTGATTGTAGCTGTTGGGATCATTTCACTAGCAATTATCCGTAGTCTAGGCATTGCCTAGGCTTTTTTGGTGGCAAAAAAAAGATCGAGTTTCTCCACTCAACCTTTTACTGAGATGATTCAAATTTTTTATTCGCCGAAGCGTTCCTGTTTCTGCACGTTGACTATCCAGTTCACACCAAACTTATCCACCAGATTAACCTGCAGACCATCGATATCGATGACAGAGTGCATGATCAGATTTTTGGCATCTGCCGAGACTTCGTTTGGAAGACTTCCCCGTAGAAGTCCAACGCTGCCTGCGCATTACCAGCAAAATTCAAATAAATATTCATCTTAATTTGCCTCCATTTTTAGTGGTAACTGTTTTTGTAAGCGCATTCTTGCATATAATAAAGTTAGAACACCAGAAATATGATTTAAATAAAGGGAGCAAACTGATGAATAAACGTGAATTAATTGACCTAGTCTTACACGAGACAACGTCGTTTGAAGATTACCCGTTCAATGGCGAACATAGTCATGAGACAATCGAATGGACCGCCATCAAGCATCTAAGTAATAAGAAGATTATCGCACTGATCTTTGAGAAGGATCATGAGCTATTAATTGACTTAAAGCTGACGCCTGAGCACGGAGAAATTATGCGTAAAACTCGGGGTGTTTTTCCGGGCTACCACATGAACAAAACGCACTGGAACACCATCAGTGTCAATCAGACCGATGTCGGTCTCACAGAGCTCGTCAACATGATTCATGAAAGTGCTGTGCTAACAGGTAAATAACGGTGGGCCAACAAACTTATTTTTATCGATCGACGAGAATTGTCCCTGCAGCCGGGTTTTGCGTAAGTGACCCTACTACTTCGTGTGGTTGATACGGCTCCTCTAGGTAAGCCAGTTCGTCGTCCGTCAGATGAACATCAATGGCTGCCACAGCGTCGTCTAGATGCTTTATTTTAGTCGAACCAATGATGGGTGCGGCCACTCCTTTGACAAAAAGCCAAGCAAGAGAAATTTGACTCATCGAGATTTCGTGTCTATCAGCTAACTCAGCAACTCGCGCAATAATTTGCAAATCATTCTCCTTGGCACGGTCATACTTACCCATGGAAACTCGGTCAGTCTTACTTCGTAAGGTGTCCGCTTGCCACTCACGCCTACTCAAATGGTCTGCAGCCAATGGGCTATACGGCATCAAGGAAACGTCAAACTGCTGCGTCACTGGAATTAACTCGCGCTCATCTTAACGATAGAGCAGATTATAATGATTCTCCATCGTCTGAAAGGTCTCCCAGTGGTTATCTAGCGCTACCTGCTGCAAGTTATGAAATTGATAACCATACATTGCAGAAGCACCAATCGCCCTTACTTTACCAGATTGAACTAGTTGATTGAGTGTCGCCATCGTCTCCTCAATAGGCGTTTCATAGTCAAATCTGTGAATGATGTACAAATCGAGGTAATCAGTTTGCAGTCTTTTCAGTGTTCCTTCTATTTCGCGGTTAATCGCATCTTTTGCTAAACGTCCCGGATTAAAGTAAACCTTTGATGCCAGCACGACTTTCTCGCGTGGAATGCCTAGCTGCTTGATTGCACGACCAAGATATTCCTCACTGGTTCCTTTTGAATAGCTATTCGCTGTATCAAAGAAGTTAATACCGCTGTCTAGCGCGTGCTTAATAACTTGCTTACTTCCTTTCTAATCAAGCGTCCAGTCATGCATTGTTCCAGGTTCCCCGAAGCTCATTGCACCAACACAAATTTTAGAAACCTCAATATCTGTCTTGCCTAATTTCGTATATTGCATCCCTAATACACTCTCCTCTGCAGGGACCTTAGCTATTCAACACTACTAAGGGCATCTGCGATAGTCTTGTCACCTGTACTCATCGCAATCACATGACCAATAGTATTATCGTGTTGCAAGATTTCCGCCAAAGTCTGGGCCACATCTGGAATTGGGTTCGTAGTAGCCAGGTCAGTGACTACGCTAATTCTGCCAGTGCCAGATTTCTCGGTTAGACTCGTCGGCTGAAGAATCGTGTAATCAAGCTTGGTTTGATTAACTAGGTAATTATCGGCAAAAAACTTTGCAACATTATAATCCATCAAATCGCGCAGTCCCTCACGGTGCCATTGCTCTGGTTCAAGCGATGAGTTCGAGCTGAGCATCACGTAGCGCTTGATTCCGGCCTGCTCAGCGGCCTGCATTGTTTTCACTGCCCCAAAGGCATCCGTCTGCAGTAGATCCTTGCCGCGTGAACCCGCAGTGAAATAGACCACAGCACTACCTTTCATCAGTTCAACCAACTCACGTACTGGTGCATGCAAGTCCAGGTGGACCGGCTTTACTGCTGGTAACTTGACAATTTGCTCCTCGTGTCTGGCACCCGCAACGACGGTATGACCCATCTCTACCAAATCTTTAATTAACTCCGTAGCAACACGTCCTGAGCCACCAACTACAAAAATTTGCATATCCTACCTCCATTTTTTTGCTAATATTGACCAACGAAACTATTCGCTAACGATGAGTAAGGACTTGATTGCCTCTCTTCTATCCATCGCCTCGTAAGCTTGTTGTATATCATCCAATTTAAACCGTTTCGTGAAGACGAGTCCTGGATTGATCTGTCCGCCGAGCACGGCTTCTAGTAATCTACTCTTATCGTACGTTGTCACAGCAGCAATTCCACCCCGAAGGCCTATATTGCGCCAGAATAAGTTATTTGTATTCATTGTCTCCTTCTGAGGCACACCAACACGTCCAACGACAGCTCCTGGCCGTCCTAATTGAACAGCCGTCGAAACAGCTTGCTCCGTCCCAACACACTCGAGGACTGCATCGACACCTACTCCAGTTAATTCCAGCACGTGATCAATCCCGGCTTGATCTCGTTCCGGTACAATATCCGTCGCACCAAATTTCAATGCTAACTGCTGCCGGTCTTCGTGACGACTCATGGCGATAATTCTTTTTGCACCTAATAGTTTGGCAGCTAAAACACCACTCAAGCCAACAGCGCCATCACCCATGACAGCGACGGTTGATCCTGGCTTTACTTCCGCTGTGATTGCCGCATGGTAACCAGTTGCCATCACATCAGCTAAAGTGACGAACGAATTAAGCTGTTCATCGGAATAATCACTAGGTTGACCTGGAATCTTGACTAAGCCCCAATTGGCGTTACCATAGCGTATGTACTCTGCCTGATAACCCGTGCCGTCAGCCGGTGGATTCAAGCAGTTACCATCAAACCCGGCTAGACAAGCGGCGCAATGACCGCAACCGTGCGTGAAGGGCACAATCACAAAGTCACCCTTTTGAATATTTGTTACGGTGTCTCCTACGTCCTCAACAATGCCAATTGCCTCATGCCCCACGAAAGAATTTATTGGACGCTCGCTGAGACCGCGAAACCACCATAAGTCGGACCCACAGACACTGGCACGAATGACCTTAATAATCGCATCTCCCGCATTTTTAATTGCTGGTTTAGCAATTTCCTGAATCTCGACCTTACCAGGTCCCATAAATGCTGTTGCTTTCATACTCGTCCTCCTAAAATAGATTATTGATTTTTAGAATATCATTTTGATTAGTATAAACCCTCAACTCAACTTTAGGGCAAGTATAAATTCAGAAATTCCTTGAACACTGGATATTATTTTAAATCTGTGCTCTAAATTTTTTCAGTTGTTATTATCGAAAATAATTGTAATATCATAAACGAGCAAACATAGGTTCGCAAATGAGGGAGTAATATTAAATGAAAAAGGCAATCTTTTGTGTTTTAGATATTTATGCAGATTGGAAATTTGGTTATTTAGCTGGCCAATTAAATCAAAGTAAAGAACGGCGAGTCGAAACTACCTCGAGACAATCACTAGTAACTTCAATTGGTGGCTTCAAAACCCAAGTTAATCATCGGATAGACCAGTTGCCCGACAAGATTAATTTGCTGGTATTAAGTGGTGGCGATTCTTGGTCCACCGATAATCAATAATTAAAACAACTAATTTCTGTTCGACTAGCTACTAATCAACCGATAGCTGCTATTTGCGGTGCAGTAGACTTTCTAGCGAGAAATGGCTTACTTTCTCATTATAGGCACACAGGCAACGCACAGTATCTATGGCA
This window harbors:
- a CDS encoding AzlC family ABC transporter permease yields the protein MNEQLTVKSAIKETLPTVFGYVGIGMAFGIIGRASGFSPVIVLLMSLFIYAGSAQFTTVSMLSGGSPVLSIILATFLVNSRMILMSTTLTNYFKNAPLRQNILLGTLLTDESFALSMNKQNYTRGQLNFTWINTANLIAYLSWVLSSVIGALLGGIVADPKFLGLDFAIVAMFMGLVYLQVIGDKSLKHGLQLVVIVLTCVLTYLALILLPANLVIIVVTLFGCSLGVWCKHAFF
- a CDS encoding AzlD domain-containing protein, producing the protein MLSSNTIILTIIGCSIVTWLSRILPFVLLQKFTLHSRIIEFLQFVPIVIMSTLWFSSLFTPHQGHLPQLNLAYLLTTIPSFLAAVISKSLLVIVAVGIISLAIIRSLGIA
- a CDS encoding MmcQ/YjbR family DNA-binding protein — its product is MNKRELIDLVLHETTSFEDYPFNGEHSHETIEWTAIKHLSNKKIIALIFEKDHELLIDLKLTPEHGEIMRKTRGVFPGYHMNKTHWNTISVNQTDVGLTELVNMIHESAVLTGK
- a CDS encoding NAD(P)H-binding protein, whose protein sequence is MQIFVVGGSGRVATELIKDLVEMGHTVVAGARHEEQIVKLPAVKPVHLDLHAPVRELVELMKGSAVVYFTAGSRGKDLLQTDAFGAVKTMQAAEQAGIKRYVMLSSNSSLEPEQWHREGLRDLMDYNVAKFFADNYLVNQTKLDYTILQPTSLTEKSGTGRISVVTDLATTNPIPDVAQTLAEILQHDNTIGHVIAMSTGDKTIADALSSVE
- a CDS encoding zinc-binding dehydrogenase; amino-acid sequence: MKATAFMGPGKVEIQEIAKPAIKNAGDAIIKVIRASVCGSDLWWFRGLSERPINSFVGHEAIGIVEDVGDTVTNIQKGDFVIVPFTHGCGHCAACLAGFDGNCLNPPADGTGYQAEYIRYGNANWGLVKIPGQPSDYSDEQLNSFVTLADVMATGYHAAITAEVKPGSTVAVMGDGAVGLSGVLAAKLLGAKRIIAMSRHEDRQQLALKFGATDIVPERDQAGIDHVLELTGVGVDAVLECVGTEQAVSTAVQLGRPGAVVGRVGVPQKETMNTNNLFWRNIGLRGGIAAVTTYDKSRLLEAVLGGQINPGLVFTKRFKLDDIQQAYEAMDRREAIKSLLIVSE